The Ascaphus truei isolate aAscTru1 chromosome 18, aAscTru1.hap1, whole genome shotgun sequence genome window below encodes:
- the MEX3B gene encoding RNA-binding protein MEX3B, translating to MPSSLFADMERSGGGGGGETLDDHRALQIALDQLSLLGLDSDENSAYDNEPRKKSVNMTECVPVPSSEHVAEIVGRQGCKIKALRAKTNTYIKTPVRGEEPVFVVTGRKEDVAMARREIISAAEHFSMIRASRNKNAALNGGTVPGPPNLPGQTTIQVRVPYRVVGLVVGPKGATIKRIQQQTHTYIVTPSRDKEPVFEVTGMPENVDRAREEIEAHIAVRTGGLIEVTDENDFHANGTDVGFDLHGTGSLWSKPTPGVTPNAGSRKAFSNYRNDSSSSLGSASTDSYFGGTNGTNTRLADYSPPSPALSFTNNGNNNNNVNGNGYVYTSEVISPDCTDLGFDSNFDPAPAPPGSTLLWSQFESSSGTSSATPSPVYPSNANGLLANHRRLNGVGCTAPPRLSPPLHGSNGVQEHPLARRVRSDPGGGVLGYSAYTNMGSDSSSSSSSSSSSSSSSSSSSSSGMRRKGSRDCSICFESEVIAALVPCGHNLFCMECANRICEKNEPQCPVCHTTVSQAIRIFS from the exons ATGCCCAGCTCGCTGTTCGCAGACATGGAGAGGAGCGgcggtgggggtggaggggagaccTTGGATGACCACAGAGCCCTGCAGATCGCCCTGGACCAGCTGTCCTTGCTGGGCTTGGACAGCGACGAGAACTCCGCGTACGACAACGAGCCTCGGAAGAAAAGCGTGAACATGACCGAGTGTGTCCCGGTGCCCAGCTCCGAGCATGTGGCGGAGATCGTGGGGAGGCAGG GTTGTAAAATCAAAGCTCTGCGGGCAAAGACCAACACCTACATCAAGACCCCAGTCCGCGGGGAGGAGCCTGTCTTTGTTGTGACTGGGAGGAAGGAAGATGTAGCCATGGCCAGGAGAGAGATCATCTCTGCAGCTGAACACTTCTCCATGATCAGAGCCTCCCGCAACAAGAACGCCGCCTTGAATGGGGGCACTGTCCCCGGACCTCCCAACCTTCCCGGGCAGACCACCATCCAGGTCCGGGTTCCTTACAGAGTGGTGGGTCTGGTGGTGGGACCTAAAGGTGCCACCATCAAGAGGATCCAGCAGCAGACTCACACTTACATAGTCACGCCGAGCAGGGACAAAGAGCCGGTGTTTGAGGTGACTGGGATGCCGGAGAATGTGgacagagccagagaggagaTAGAGGCTCACATTGCTGTGCGCACCGGGGGGCTGATAGAGGTGACCGATGAGAACGACTTCCATGCCAATGGTACCGATGTTGGCTTTGACCTGCATGGCACCGGGAGCCTATGGAGCAAACCCACCCCGGGCGTTACCCCCAACGCGGGGTCGCGCAAGGCTTTCTCCAACTACCGCAATGACAGCTCCAGTTCCCTGGGCAGCGCCTCTACCGACTCCTACTTCGGAGGCACCAATGGTACCAACACCCGGCTGGCCGATTACAGCCCACCCAGCCCTGCCCTCAGCTTCACCAACAACGGCAACAACAACAATAACGTGAACGGCAATGGATATGTCTATACCAGCGAGGTCATCTCCCCCGACTGCACTGACCTGGGTTTCGACTCCAACTTTGACCCTGCCCCGGCGCCGCCTGGCTCCACTTTGCTTTGGTCCCAGTTTGAGAGCAGTTCGGGCACCTCCAGCGCTACCCCATCCCCTGTCTACCCCAGCAATGCCAACGGGCTGCTGGCCAACCACAGGCGGCTCAACGGGGTGGGCTGCACTGCCCCACCCAGGCTCTCCCCTCCGTTGCACGGCAGCAACGGGGTCCAAGAGCACCCTTTAGCGCGCAGGGTGCGCAGTGACCCGGGCGGCGGTGTCCTCGGCTACTCCGCTTACACCAACATGGGCTCCgactcctcttcttcctcctcctccagcaGCAGCTCTTCCTCTTCCAGCTCATCTTCCTCTTCATCCGGCATGAGGAGGAAAGGCAGCCGCGACTGCTCCATCTGCTTTGAGAGCGAGGTGATCGCTGCCCTGGTCCCCTGCGGGCACAACCTGTTCTGCATGGAGTGTGCCAACCGCATCTGTGAGAAGAACGAGCCGCAGTGCCCGGTGTGCCACACCACAGTCTCCCAGGCCATCCGCATCTTCTCCTAG